The segment CTCATCGCCGGCAAGCCGGCTCCTGCAGGGGCAGGCCGTCAGGCCGCCACTTCGCTGTGCGGCTCGAAACTGTCGGCCCGGGCCAGTTGCCACATGCGCGAATAGAACTGCCCGTTGACCTCGCCGGTCAGCAACTCGCCGGGTTTGAGGAACACGTGCATCTGCGAGAACAGCTTGATCTCGGTGGCCGAAATGCGCCGCACCAGGTGCTTGGCCTCCAGCTGCGCCGGGTGCTCCAGCCCTGCGGCGGCGAGCATTTCGGCCAGCGCCTTGAGGGTGTTGTGGTGGAAGTTGAGCACCCGCTGGGCCTTGTCCGGCACCACCAGCGCGCGCTGGCGCAGGGCATCCTGGGTGGCAACGCCAGTGGGGCACTTGTTGGTGTGGCAGCTCTGCGACTGGATGCAGCCAATGGCGAACATGAAACCGCGCGCCGAGTTGGCCCAGTCGGCGCCGATGGCCAGCACGCTGGCGATGTCGAAGGCGCTGACGATCTTGCCGCTGGCCCCCAGCTTGATCTTGTCCCGCAGGTTCAGGCCCACCAGGGTGTTGTGCACGAACAGCAAGCCCTCGCGCAGCGGCACGCCGATGTGGTCGGTGAACTCCACCGGCGCTGCGCCAGTACCGCCTTCCTTGCCATCGACCACGATGAAGTCGGGGAGGATGCCGGTTTCCAGCATGGCCTTGGCAATGCCCATGAACTCCCACGGGTGGCCCAGGCAGAACTTGAAGCCCACCGGCTTGCCGCCAGACAGCTCGCGCAACTGGGCGATGAACTGCATCAGCTCGAGCGGGGTGGAGAAGGCGCTGTGGCGTGACGGCGAAATGCAGTCCTCGCCCATCAGGATGCCGCGGGTCTCGGCGATTTCCTGGGTAACCTTGTGCTTGGGCAGGATGCCGCCGTGGCCGGGCTTGGCGCCCTGGCTCATCTTGATCTCGATCATGCGCACCTGCGGGTTTTGCGCCTGGGCGGCAAAGCGCTCGGGGTCGAAGCGCCCGTCCGGGGTGCGGCAACCGAAGTAGCCGCTGCCCAGCTCCCAGGTCAGGTCGCCGCCGTGTTCGCGGTGGTAGGGGCTGATGCTGCCTTCGCCAGTGTCATGGGCGAAGTTGCCCAGCTTGGCGCCCTGGTTGAGGGCGCGAATGGCGTTGGCGCTGAGCGAGCCGAAGCTCATGGCCGAAATGTTGAAGATCGACGCCGAATACGGCTGGCGGCACTGCGGCCCGCCGACCACGATGCGGAAGCTGGACGGGTCGGCCAACGGCGCCGGGCGCATGGAGTGGCCGATGAACTCGAAGCCCGACTGGTACACGTCGATCAGGGTGCCGAAGGGTTTGTCCGAGGCTTCGTTCTTGGCCCGGGCGTACACCAGCGAACGCTGCGCGCGGGAGAAGGGCAGGGCATCACTGTCGGACTCGAGCAGGTACTGGCGAATCTCCGGGCGGATGCCCTCCACCAGGTAACGGATGTTGCCCAGGATCGGGTAGTTGCGGCGCACCGCGTGGCGTTGCTGCAGCAGGTCGAACAGGCCGATCAGGCTGAGCACGCCGGTGGTCAGGGTGAATGGCCACAGCCACTCGTGGTGGAGGAACGGCAGGCTGGCCAGGGTGAACAGCACACAAGCGGCGAAGAAGGCGTAGCGACTGAGAAGTGACAGGCTCATACGGGGTCCTTGCGAATGGCTCGGTCAGGCTCAGGGCCTGGAACAAACCCCGACCATAGCCCGGTTGGGCGGCGTTTCGCCAGCTTGCTGGGCAAGCGAAAAAATGAAAATGCACGTATCGAAAATCATTCTCGATTATTTATGTTATAAAGTAACGTAAATCGCCCCGAGGAGACCTTCGACATGAAAGCTGGCATTCACCCCGCCTACCGTACCGTGCTGTTTCACGACACTGCCGCCGATGCGTATTTTCTGATCGGCTCGACCGTGGACACCGACCGCACACAGGTGCACAGCGACGGCCAGACCTACCCCTACGTGGCGCTGGATGTATCCAGTGCCTCGCACCCGGTGTACACCGGGCAGCAGCGCAAGACCACCGTGGAAGGGCGGGTGGCAGGGTTCAACAAGCGCTTTGCCGGGTTTACCGGCAAGTAGCCCAAGACTATCGCGGGGCAAGCCCGCTCCCACGCCGGTCGATTTGCTGTGTGCGAGCGGGCTTGTCGGGTATCCTGCAGCCCTTTGAAAAACGCGAGCCCGTCATGCCCAAGACCATCCGTATCGCCGCCGCCCTGCTGATCGACGCGCAAGGCCGCACCCTGCTGGTACGCAAGCGCGGCACGCAAGCCTTCATGCAGCCCGGTGGCAAGATCGACGCCGGCGAAACGCCGGCCCAGGCCCTGGTGCGTGAGCTGCACGAAGAACTCGGCCTGCACTTGGACCCCGTTCAGGCCACTCACTTGGGCCGCTTCAGCGCACCGGCCGCCAATGAGCCGGGCTTTGAGGTGCAGGCCGAGCTGTTCCGGGTCGACTGCGACCAGGCCGTGGCCCCGGCCGCAGAAATCGAAGAAGTGCTATGGCTGGCGGCAGACGCAACCCCGGGCCTGGAACTGGCGCCGCTGACCCGCGACCTGATCCTGCCGCTGTGGCGCGAAACCCTCAACGCACCGCGCTGACCCCATCGAGGGTGGCGAACGAAGTATCCTTGGCGGTCAGCAGGAAATCGCGCATGTACGGCGCATCGAGCATGTCGGTGCGTACCGCCGCATAAAGCGTGGCGAACAGCCCCTTTTCGCCCAGGCGCTTGCCCTTCACATAGCCGCGCGAGCTGTACTCGTGCAGCGCCCAGTGCGGCATGCCGCACACGCCGCGCCCGCTGGCCACCAGCTGCATCATCATCACCGTCAGCTCAGAGGTGCGCACGGCGGCCGGCTCGATGTCGGCCGGTTCCAGGAAGCGGGTGAAGATATCCAGGCGGTCGCGCTCCACCGGGTAGGTGATCAAGGTCTGGTCGAGCAGGTCCTGGGGCACCATGTACGGTTTGCTGGCCAGCGGGTGCTGGTTGGCCACCGCCAGCATGGCCTCGTAGGTGAACAGCGGCACGTAGGTGATGCCGGCCAGGTCCAGCGGGTCGGAGGTCACCACCAGGTCGAGGTCGCCGCGGGCCAGTGCCGGCAGCGGGGCAAAGGCGAAGCCCGAGGCGAGGTCCAGCTCTACCTCCGGCCAGGCGTCGCGGAACTGGTCGATGGTCGGCATCAGCCACTGGAAGCAGCTGTGGCATTCGATGGCCATGTGCAGGCGCCCGGCAGTACCGCCGGCCAGGCGCGCGATGTCGCGTTCAGCGCCACGCAGCAGCGGCAGGGTGGCGTCGGCCAGTTGCAGCAGGCGCAGGCCGGCGCTGGTGAAGCGAATGGGTTTGGTCTTGCGCACGAAAAGCGGCAGGCCAAGGCGTTCTTCCAGCTCCTTGAACTGGTGCGACAGTGCCGACTGGGTCAGGTGCAGGCGCTCGGCGGCCTCCACCAGGCTGTCGGCCTCGCGCAGGGCATGAAGGGTTTTCAGGTGGCGGATTTCCAGCACAGCGGCTCCGTGAACAATATTTGACTAAAGGCAGGGTTGTGTTGAGTTTCGCTCATGTTGCCCCGGCCTGTCGACTGTGTGGTGGCGATGACCACTCGGCAAGGTTCATGAAACTGTCACGGTTTTGTGGCAGCGCGCCCGAATGTTTTTCATCAGACTCGCGCTCTACTGGGGATCTGCATTCTGGTGTTTCTTTTCATGCGGGCTTTACTACTTTTCTTCTTTTTTCTGGTCAGCGCGCCGGCAGCTTTCGCCGATGACCGCTGTAACCCTCACGTGCCGGTGCAACGTGCCGAGCTGGGTGAACTGAGCCTGGTCTACCAGAGCGTCGGCGCTGCGCGCGACCCTGCCTTGCTGCTGGTGATGGGGCTGGGCGGGCAGTTGATCCACTGGCCGGACGACGTGGTCGAAGCGCTGTGCCAGCAGGGCTTTCGGGTGATCCGCTATGACAACCGCGATGTCGGCCTGTCGCGCTGGAACCAACTGCCGGCCAGTGCCAACCTCACCATCGAGCTGGTGCGCTACAAGCTCGGCCTGCCGGTGTCGGCGCCTTATACCTTGACCGACATGGCCAACGACGGCGTGCGGCTTATGGATGCGCTGGAAATTCGCCAGTTCCACGTGCTGGGGGTGAGCATGGGCGGCATGATCGCCCAGCACATCGCGGCCATGGCGCCAGAGCGGGTGCGTAGCCTGACGCTGGTGATGTCCAGTTCGGGGGCCGCCGGGCTGCCGGCACCCAACCCTGCACTGGTGCAGTTGCTGGCCCGGCGCAGCGCGCCCAGCCGCGAGGTGGCCATCGAGCAGCAGGCCGACCTGTTGGCAGCCCTGGGTAGCCCGCAGGTGAAGGACGATCGCGCGGTGCTGTTGCAGCAGGCAGCGCTGGCCTATGACCGGGCGTTCAACCCCGAGGGGGTGAAACGCCAGATCATGGCGATATTGGCCGAGCCCAGCCGGGTGGAGCTGCTCAACCAGTTGCGTGTGCCAACGCTGGTGGTGCATGGCACCGCCGACCCGCTGCTGCCGGTGATGCACGGGGTGCACCTGGCGGCGCATATCCAAGGCAGCCAGCTGCGCTTGATACCGGGGTTGGCACACCGCTTCCAGGAGCCGTTCAAGCAGCCGCTGCTGGGGGCGGTGCTGCCCTACCTGCAGGCGCACCGCCAGGATGTGACCCATATCGCCGGGCTGTGAGCCCGAGCCCGAGCCTGCGCGCCGGGCTGTGGCCTCCTGTAGGAGCGGCCTTGTGCCGCGAAAGGGCTGCGAAGCAGCCCCGGCGATCTAGGATGATGCGACTATCCCGGGGCCGCTACGCGACCCTTTCGCGACACAAGGCCGCTCCTACAACGAGCGCGCCAGCCGATTCGGCTCAGTGCAACCGCACCCACAAGCTCACCAGCACCGTCGCGGCCATCAGCCAGGCTACCGTCGCCAGGGCCAGCGAGGCTTCCAGGCGCATACGGTCGACCAGCACATACAGGGTGGCCAGGTACACGAAGTACGGAATGATCGACCACATGCCAAACAGGATGGTGGTCTTCAGGTCCGCCAGCGAGCGGCCCTTGCCGACGATGTAGTGGGCGATCAGGGCGAAGGTCGGGAACAGTGGCACCAGCCCTGCGATGTAGTAGTTGCGGGTCTTCGACAGGATCGCCAGAAGCACCACCACGCCGGCGCCCAGCGCCGCTTTGAATACCAGGTCCACGTTGTCTTTCCAGGTTGGGGGCGGGTCAGCCGAGGCCGTATTTCTTGACTTTGTCGAACAAGGTGGTCTTGGCCATGCCCAGCTCCTGGCTGGCCTGGCTGAGGTTGCCGCCGGTGCGTTGCAGGGCGTCGCCGAGCAGGT is part of the Pseudomonas fakonensis genome and harbors:
- a CDS encoding FMN-binding glutamate synthase family protein, translated to MSLSLLSRYAFFAACVLFTLASLPFLHHEWLWPFTLTTGVLSLIGLFDLLQQRHAVRRNYPILGNIRYLVEGIRPEIRQYLLESDSDALPFSRAQRSLVYARAKNEASDKPFGTLIDVYQSGFEFIGHSMRPAPLADPSSFRIVVGGPQCRQPYSASIFNISAMSFGSLSANAIRALNQGAKLGNFAHDTGEGSISPYHREHGGDLTWELGSGYFGCRTPDGRFDPERFAAQAQNPQVRMIEIKMSQGAKPGHGGILPKHKVTQEIAETRGILMGEDCISPSRHSAFSTPLELMQFIAQLRELSGGKPVGFKFCLGHPWEFMGIAKAMLETGILPDFIVVDGKEGGTGAAPVEFTDHIGVPLREGLLFVHNTLVGLNLRDKIKLGASGKIVSAFDIASVLAIGADWANSARGFMFAIGCIQSQSCHTNKCPTGVATQDALRQRALVVPDKAQRVLNFHHNTLKALAEMLAAAGLEHPAQLEAKHLVRRISATEIKLFSQMHVFLKPGELLTGEVNGQFYSRMWQLARADSFEPHSEVAA
- a CDS encoding type B 50S ribosomal protein L31, giving the protein MKAGIHPAYRTVLFHDTAADAYFLIGSTVDTDRTQVHSDGQTYPYVALDVSSASHPVYTGQQRKTTVEGRVAGFNKRFAGFTGK
- a CDS encoding NUDIX hydrolase; the protein is MPKTIRIAAALLIDAQGRTLLVRKRGTQAFMQPGGKIDAGETPAQALVRELHEELGLHLDPVQATHLGRFSAPAANEPGFEVQAELFRVDCDQAVAPAAEIEEVLWLAADATPGLELAPLTRDLILPLWRETLNAPR
- the metR gene encoding transcriptional regulator MetR, with the protein product MLEIRHLKTLHALREADSLVEAAERLHLTQSALSHQFKELEERLGLPLFVRKTKPIRFTSAGLRLLQLADATLPLLRGAERDIARLAGGTAGRLHMAIECHSCFQWLMPTIDQFRDAWPEVELDLASGFAFAPLPALARGDLDLVVTSDPLDLAGITYVPLFTYEAMLAVANQHPLASKPYMVPQDLLDQTLITYPVERDRLDIFTRFLEPADIEPAAVRTSELTVMMMQLVASGRGVCGMPHWALHEYSSRGYVKGKRLGEKGLFATLYAAVRTDMLDAPYMRDFLLTAKDTSFATLDGVSAVR
- a CDS encoding alpha/beta fold hydrolase; the encoded protein is MRALLLFFFFLVSAPAAFADDRCNPHVPVQRAELGELSLVYQSVGAARDPALLLVMGLGGQLIHWPDDVVEALCQQGFRVIRYDNRDVGLSRWNQLPASANLTIELVRYKLGLPVSAPYTLTDMANDGVRLMDALEIRQFHVLGVSMGGMIAQHIAAMAPERVRSLTLVMSSSGAAGLPAPNPALVQLLARRSAPSREVAIEQQADLLAALGSPQVKDDRAVLLQQAALAYDRAFNPEGVKRQIMAILAEPSRVELLNQLRVPTLVVHGTADPLLPVMHGVHLAAHIQGSQLRLIPGLAHRFQEPFKQPLLGAVLPYLQAHRQDVTHIAGL
- a CDS encoding GlpM family protein; translation: MDLVFKAALGAGVVVLLAILSKTRNYYIAGLVPLFPTFALIAHYIVGKGRSLADLKTTILFGMWSIIPYFVYLATLYVLVDRMRLEASLALATVAWLMAATVLVSLWVRLH